A stretch of DNA from Candidatus Pantoea bituminis:
CAACACCTCAGAAGCGCACACCACTTATGGTGTAATCGGCGTTAAGGTATGGATCTTCAAAGGTGAGATCCTGGGTGGTATGGCTGCTGTTGAACAACCGGAACCGGCTGCTCAACCTAAAAAGCAGCAGCGTAAAGGCCGTAAGTAAGGAGAGTCGCTGATGTTACAACCAAAGCGTACGAAATTCCGTAAAGTGCACAAAGGCCGTAACCGCGGTCTGGCTGCCGGTACGGATGTCAGCTTCGGTACTTTCGGTCTGAAAGCTGTTGGCCGTGGTCGTCTGACTGCTCGTCAGATCGAAGCAGCACGTCGTGCTATGACCCGTGCAGTTAAGCGTCAAGGTAAGATCTGGATCCGTGTATTCCCGGACAAACCGATCACCGAGAAGCCGCTGGAAGTGCGTATGGGTAAAGGTAAGGGTAACGTTGAGTATTGGGTTGCCCTGATCCAGCCTGGTAAAGTCCTGTATGAAATGGACGGCGTACCAGAAGAGCTGGCCCGTGAAGCATTCAAGCTGGCAGCAGCAAAACTGCCTATCAAAACCACCTTTGTAACTAAGACGGTGATGTAATGAAAGCAACTGAGCTGCGTGAAAAAAGCGTTGAAGAGCTGAACACTGAGCTGCTTAATCTGCTGCGTGAGCAATTTAACCTGCGCATGCAGGCAGCATCTGGCCAGCTGCAGCAGACCCATCTGCTGAAGCAAGTTCGCCGTGATGTTGCACGCGTTAAGACTTTACTGACTGAGAAGGCGGGTTCGTAATGACCGATAAAATCCGTACTCTGCAAGGTCGTGTGATCAGTGACAAAATGCAGAAATCTGCAGTTGTCGCTATCG
This window harbors:
- the rplP gene encoding 50S ribosomal protein L16, which encodes MLQPKRTKFRKVHKGRNRGLAAGTDVSFGTFGLKAVGRGRLTARQIEAARRAMTRAVKRQGKIWIRVFPDKPITEKPLEVRMGKGKGNVEYWVALIQPGKVLYEMDGVPEELAREAFKLAAAKLPIKTTFVTKTVM
- the rpmC gene encoding 50S ribosomal protein L29 gives rise to the protein MKATELREKSVEELNTELLNLLREQFNLRMQAASGQLQQTHLLKQVRRDVARVKTLLTEKAGS